In Euphorbia lathyris chromosome 9, ddEupLath1.1, whole genome shotgun sequence, the following are encoded in one genomic region:
- the LOC136207455 gene encoding anthocyanidin 3-O-glucosyltransferase 2-like: MKKAELIFVPSPNIGHLASNIEAAKLLLHRDDRLSITVFVFKRSSDSNFTTYSYNLTSTPRLRFFNLPIVESEAYSLNFMELQIPQVRKATADLFSTSASSLAGFVLDFFCSSMMDVATEFGVPSYIYFPANATFLGFLFHLQLLHDQHQIDLAQAKDSDSDLALPTFTKPFPARVIPTVMREKDLVDQLFSHTRRYREAKGILVNSFTELEPHALDFLSQGNNPPVYPVGPILNLGSDTCDVQKEIMDWLDDQPALSVVFLCFGSRGVFNEEQVKEIACALEHSKHRFLWSLRRPPPKERSMTEYPTEYENLEEVLPVGFLDRTAGIGKIIGWAPQTVILSHPAIGGFVSHCGWNSTLESLWYGVPIATWSLYAEQQLNAFELVKELELAVEIKMDYRKDSGLIVKAEVIERGINGVMEHDSKIRKNVKEISEKGKMVLIEGGSSFSALNQFIEDVAQMK; the protein is encoded by the coding sequence ATGAAGAAAGCAGAGCTTATCTTCGTACCATCACCCAACATCGGCCATTTGGCATCTAACATTGAAGCTGCCAAACTTCTCCTTCACAGAGATGATCGTCTTTCCATAACTGTTTTTGTCTTTAAGCGATCTTCTGATTCTAACTTCACTACCTACTCTTATAATCTTACTTCCACTCCTCGTTTACGCTTCTTCAACCTCCCTATCGTCGAATCTGAAGCATATAGTCTCAATTTCATGGAACTTCAAATACCACAAGTCAGAAAAGCTACTGCCGATCTCTTTTCTACCTCCGCTTCGTCTCTCGCCGGTTTTGTTCTTGATTTTTTCTGCTCCTCCATGATGGACGTCGCCACAGAATTTGGAGTCCCTTCTTATATTTACTTTCCTGCAAATGCTACTTTTCTTGGTTTTCTCTTTCATTTGCAGCTTCTTCACGATCAACATCAGATCGATCTTGCTCAGGCCAAGGACTCCGACTCAGATCTAGCGCTGCCGACTTTCACAAAACCGTTTCCGGCTAGGGTTATTCCGACTGTGATGCGTGAGAAAGATTTGGTTGATCAGTTATTTTCCCACACAAGGAGGTACAGAGAAGccaagggtattttagtaaactCATTCACAGAATTGGAACCTCATGCCCTTGATTTTCTCTCTCAAGGGAATAACCCTCCTGTGTACCCAGTGGGCCCCATTTTAAACCTAGGGTCAGACACATGTGACGTTCAAAAGGAGATCATGGATTGGCTTGATGATCAGCCAGCTTTATCAGTAGTATTCCTTTGCTTTGGGAGTAGGGGAGTTTTCAACGAGGAGCAAGTGAAAGAAATTGCCTGTGCTCTAGAACACAGTAAACATCGGTTCTTATGGTCCCTGCGCCGTCCTCCTCCAAAGGAAAGGAGTATGACAGAATACCCGACTGAATATGAGAATCTTGAGGAAGTGCTGCCCGTTGGATTCTTGGATCGGACGGCTGGGATTGGGAAGATAATTGGATGGGCTCCACAAACAGTAATACTGTCTCATCCTGCAATTGGAGGGTTTGTTTCACATTGTGGATGGAATTCTACACTAGAAAGCTTATGGTACGGGGTTCCAATTGCAACATGGTCATTGTACGCGGAGCAACAACTTAATGCTTTTGAATTAGTGAAAGAGTTGGAATTAGCTGTagaaattaaaatggattatagAAAAGATAGCGGTCTAATAGTGAAAGCTGAAGTGATAGAGAGAGGAATAAACGGTGTTATGGAACATGATAGTAAAATTAGAAAGAATGTAAAAGAGATAAGCGAAAAAGGCAAGATGGTGTTGATAGAGGGTGGATCTTCATTCTCTGCTTTGAATCAATTCATTGAAGATGTGGCTCAAATGAAATAA
- the LOC136205788 gene encoding pentatricopeptide repeat-containing protein At3g22150, chloroplastic isoform X2 gives MASTPSPLLLHLTLNDPSVKSSSHKASLFTISPPPSPTLKTPTIRSRLSRLCQEGQPHVARQLFDTIPRPTTVLWNTIIIGFICNNMPLEALLFYSHLKTTSPSTIPDSYTYSSTLKACAATSNLMLAISMYAELGFLDIARKVFDRCSEKNAEVLNTMIGAYIQNNCFLEAIDLFLQAMENEQTALDDVTFLSALTAVSQLQCLNLGQQIHAFLAKSLTVLPVTLMNSIIAMYSRCNSINTSFEVFEKMPKRDVVSWNTMISGFIQNGLDDEGLMLVYEMQKQKFKIDSVTVLSLLSAASNLRNKEIGKQTHAYLVRNNIQFDGMDSYLVDMYAKSGLIMTAACVFGRSCVKDRDLATWNAMLAGYTQNGLILDACVTFRQMLEQNLRPNAVTIASILPACNPFGNVDLGKQLHGFSVRYLLDQNVFVGSALVDMYSKSGEINYAENVFAKSAEKNSVTYTTMISGYGQNGMGDRAISLFHSMQRSGIRPDPVTFVAVLSACSYAGLVDEGLQIFESMKRDFKIQPSTQHYCCVADMLGRVGRVQEAFEFVERLGEEGNVIEIWGSLLGACRLHGQIEMGEVVASKLLEMGSKDRLSGYQVLLSNMYAEEKNWEGVDRLRKEMREKGSRKEVGSSWIDIGGQVIRFVSKDKDHPQCSEICQMLDRLTLEMKDTDHSFVEDTFDKL, from the exons ATGGCTTCCACACCTTCTCCCCTTCTTCTTCATCTCACTCTCAATGATCCCTCCGTTAAGAGCAGCAGCCATAAAGCCTCTCTCTTTACCATTTCACCACCACCCAGTCCCACTCTCAAAACCCCTACAATTCGCTCTCGCCTTAGCAGGCTCTGTCAAGAGGGCCAACCTCATGTCGCTCGCCAACTGTTCGACACAATTCCTCGCCCAACCACTGTTCTTTGGAACACTATCATTATTGGCTTCATTTGCAATAACATGCCCCTTGAAGCCCTTTTGTTTTATTCCCACCTTAAAACTACTTCTCCTTCTACCATACCTGATTCTTATACCTACTCTTCCACCCTCAAAGCCTGTGCTGCAACTTCCAATTTAATGCTAG CGATATCCATGTATGCGGAACTTGGTTTCCTTGACATTGCTAGGAAGGTTTTTGACCGTTGCTCAGAGAAAAATGCAGAGGTTTTGAACACTATGATTGGTGCCTACATACAGAATAATTGTTTCTTGGAGGCTATTGATCTATTTCTTCAAGCTATGGAAAATGAACAGACTGCTCTTGATGATGTTACCTTTCTCTCAGCTTTAACAGCAGTTTCTCAATTGCAGTGTTTGAACTTGGGTCAACAAATTCACGCCTTTTTGGCCAAGAGTCTTACAGTATTGCCAGTTACATTAATGAATTCAATCATTGCCATGTACTCGAGGTGCAATTCTATCAACACATCATTTGAAGTTTTTGAGAAGATGCCAAAAAGAGATGTTGTCTCATGGAATACAATGATTTCTGGATTCATACAGAATGGATTGGATGATGAAGGGTTGATGCTCGTGTATGAGATGCAGAAGCAAAAGTTTAAAATTGATTCTGTGACAGTACTCTCTCTTctctctgcagcatctaatctTAGAAACAAAGAAATTGGAAAACAAACACATGCATATCTTGTTAGGAACAACATTCAATTTGATGGAATGGACAGTTATCTTGTAGACATGTATGCTAAATCTGGGTTGATCATGACAGCAGCATGTGTTTTTGGGAGAAGTTGTGTTAAAGATAGAGATCTAGCTACTTGGAATGCAATGCTTGCTGGGTACACACAGAACGGGCTGATTCTAGATGCTTGTGTTACCTTTAGGCAGATGCTTGAGCAAAATCTTAGGCCTAATGCTGTGACTATAGCGTCCATCCTTCCAGCTTGTAATCCATTTGGAAATGTAGATTTGGGAAAGCAGCTACACGGGTTCTCGGTTCGTTATTTATTGGACCAAAATGTCTTTGTTGGAAGTGCCCTTGTTGACATGTACTCTAAATCAGGTGAGATCAACTATGCTGAGAATGTTTTTGCCAAATCTGCTGAGAAAAATTCTGTCACATACACAACAATGATATCAGGATATGGTCAAAATGGAATGGGTGATAGAGCTATTTCTTTATTTCACTCTATGCAGAGATCTGGCATCAGACCAGATCCAGTTACCTTTGTTGCAGTGTTATCAGCTTGCAGTTACGCGGGTTTGGTTGATGAAGGTCTTCAAATATTTGAATCAATGAAGAGAGACTTTAAGATTCAGCCCTCAACTCAGCACTACTGTTGTGTTGCAGATATGTTAGGAAGAGTTGGAAGAGTCCAAGAAGCCTTTGAGTTTGTTGAACGACTGGGTGAAGAAGGAAATGTGATCGAAATATGGGGATCCCTTCTTGGGGCTTGCAGGCTTCATGGACAAATTGAAATGGGGGAGGTCGTCGCCAGTAAATTACTTGAAATGGGCTCCAAAGATCGGTTATCAGGCTATCAAGTTTTGCTCTCCAATATGTATGCTGAAGAAAAAAACTGGGAAGGTGTTGACAGATTGAGGAAAGAGATGAGGGAAAAGGGTTCGAGAAAGGAAGTTGGAAGTAGTTGGATTGATATTGGGGGTCAAGTTATCCGATTTGTGTCTAAAGACAAGGATCACCCTCAATGCAGTGAAATATGTCAAATGTTGGATAGATTGACCTTGGAAATGAAAGACACTGATCATAGTTTTGTCGAAGATACATTTGACAAGTTGTGA
- the LOC136205788 gene encoding pentatricopeptide repeat-containing protein At3g22150, chloroplastic isoform X1, whose protein sequence is MASTPSPLLLHLTLNDPSVKSSSHKASLFTISPPPSPTLKTPTIRSRLSRLCQEGQPHVARQLFDTIPRPTTVLWNTIIIGFICNNMPLEALLFYSHLKTTSPSTIPDSYTYSSTLKACAATSNLMLGKAIHAHCIRCLSYPSRIVYNSLLNTYSTCLSSMNNLSDFRFSKYDLVHKVFKTMRKRDVIAWNTMISWYVKSERYATAIRQFRIMMKMDIKPSPVSFVNVFPALSSIGDYKNANVLYGLLLKLGTEYMNDLFAVSSAISMYAELGFLDIARKVFDRCSEKNAEVLNTMIGAYIQNNCFLEAIDLFLQAMENEQTALDDVTFLSALTAVSQLQCLNLGQQIHAFLAKSLTVLPVTLMNSIIAMYSRCNSINTSFEVFEKMPKRDVVSWNTMISGFIQNGLDDEGLMLVYEMQKQKFKIDSVTVLSLLSAASNLRNKEIGKQTHAYLVRNNIQFDGMDSYLVDMYAKSGLIMTAACVFGRSCVKDRDLATWNAMLAGYTQNGLILDACVTFRQMLEQNLRPNAVTIASILPACNPFGNVDLGKQLHGFSVRYLLDQNVFVGSALVDMYSKSGEINYAENVFAKSAEKNSVTYTTMISGYGQNGMGDRAISLFHSMQRSGIRPDPVTFVAVLSACSYAGLVDEGLQIFESMKRDFKIQPSTQHYCCVADMLGRVGRVQEAFEFVERLGEEGNVIEIWGSLLGACRLHGQIEMGEVVASKLLEMGSKDRLSGYQVLLSNMYAEEKNWEGVDRLRKEMREKGSRKEVGSSWIDIGGQVIRFVSKDKDHPQCSEICQMLDRLTLEMKDTDHSFVEDTFDKL, encoded by the coding sequence ATGGCTTCCACACCTTCTCCCCTTCTTCTTCATCTCACTCTCAATGATCCCTCCGTTAAGAGCAGCAGCCATAAAGCCTCTCTCTTTACCATTTCACCACCACCCAGTCCCACTCTCAAAACCCCTACAATTCGCTCTCGCCTTAGCAGGCTCTGTCAAGAGGGCCAACCTCATGTCGCTCGCCAACTGTTCGACACAATTCCTCGCCCAACCACTGTTCTTTGGAACACTATCATTATTGGCTTCATTTGCAATAACATGCCCCTTGAAGCCCTTTTGTTTTATTCCCACCTTAAAACTACTTCTCCTTCTACCATACCTGATTCTTATACCTACTCTTCCACCCTCAAAGCCTGTGCTGCAACTTCCAATTTAATGCTAGGTAAAGCAATTCATGCCCATTGTATTCGTTGTTTATCGTACCCAAGCAGAATTGTCTATAATTCTCTTTTAAACACCTACTCTACATGTTTGAGTAGCATGAATAACTTGAGTGATTTTCGTTTCTCCAAGTATGACTTGGTACATAAAGTTTTTAAGACCATGCGTAAAAGAGATGTGATTGCTTGGAATACTATGATTTCCTGGTATGTGAAGAGTGAGAGATATGCAACAGCGATTAGGCAATTTAGGATTATGATGAAAATGGATATTAAACCAAGTCCTGTTAGTTTTGTTAATGTCTTTCCTGCTCTTTCAAGCATTGGCGACTATAAGAATGCAAATGTTCTTTATGGGTTGCTTCTTAAATTAGGCACTGAATATATGAATGACTTGTTTGCTGTTAGTTCAGCGATATCCATGTATGCGGAACTTGGTTTCCTTGACATTGCTAGGAAGGTTTTTGACCGTTGCTCAGAGAAAAATGCAGAGGTTTTGAACACTATGATTGGTGCCTACATACAGAATAATTGTTTCTTGGAGGCTATTGATCTATTTCTTCAAGCTATGGAAAATGAACAGACTGCTCTTGATGATGTTACCTTTCTCTCAGCTTTAACAGCAGTTTCTCAATTGCAGTGTTTGAACTTGGGTCAACAAATTCACGCCTTTTTGGCCAAGAGTCTTACAGTATTGCCAGTTACATTAATGAATTCAATCATTGCCATGTACTCGAGGTGCAATTCTATCAACACATCATTTGAAGTTTTTGAGAAGATGCCAAAAAGAGATGTTGTCTCATGGAATACAATGATTTCTGGATTCATACAGAATGGATTGGATGATGAAGGGTTGATGCTCGTGTATGAGATGCAGAAGCAAAAGTTTAAAATTGATTCTGTGACAGTACTCTCTCTTctctctgcagcatctaatctTAGAAACAAAGAAATTGGAAAACAAACACATGCATATCTTGTTAGGAACAACATTCAATTTGATGGAATGGACAGTTATCTTGTAGACATGTATGCTAAATCTGGGTTGATCATGACAGCAGCATGTGTTTTTGGGAGAAGTTGTGTTAAAGATAGAGATCTAGCTACTTGGAATGCAATGCTTGCTGGGTACACACAGAACGGGCTGATTCTAGATGCTTGTGTTACCTTTAGGCAGATGCTTGAGCAAAATCTTAGGCCTAATGCTGTGACTATAGCGTCCATCCTTCCAGCTTGTAATCCATTTGGAAATGTAGATTTGGGAAAGCAGCTACACGGGTTCTCGGTTCGTTATTTATTGGACCAAAATGTCTTTGTTGGAAGTGCCCTTGTTGACATGTACTCTAAATCAGGTGAGATCAACTATGCTGAGAATGTTTTTGCCAAATCTGCTGAGAAAAATTCTGTCACATACACAACAATGATATCAGGATATGGTCAAAATGGAATGGGTGATAGAGCTATTTCTTTATTTCACTCTATGCAGAGATCTGGCATCAGACCAGATCCAGTTACCTTTGTTGCAGTGTTATCAGCTTGCAGTTACGCGGGTTTGGTTGATGAAGGTCTTCAAATATTTGAATCAATGAAGAGAGACTTTAAGATTCAGCCCTCAACTCAGCACTACTGTTGTGTTGCAGATATGTTAGGAAGAGTTGGAAGAGTCCAAGAAGCCTTTGAGTTTGTTGAACGACTGGGTGAAGAAGGAAATGTGATCGAAATATGGGGATCCCTTCTTGGGGCTTGCAGGCTTCATGGACAAATTGAAATGGGGGAGGTCGTCGCCAGTAAATTACTTGAAATGGGCTCCAAAGATCGGTTATCAGGCTATCAAGTTTTGCTCTCCAATATGTATGCTGAAGAAAAAAACTGGGAAGGTGTTGACAGATTGAGGAAAGAGATGAGGGAAAAGGGTTCGAGAAAGGAAGTTGGAAGTAGTTGGATTGATATTGGGGGTCAAGTTATCCGATTTGTGTCTAAAGACAAGGATCACCCTCAATGCAGTGAAATATGTCAAATGTTGGATAGATTGACCTTGGAAATGAAAGACACTGATCATAGTTTTGTCGAAGATACATTTGACAAGTTGTGA
- the LOC136205790 gene encoding anthocyanidin 3-O-glucosyltransferase 2-like, translating into MKKVELIFVPSPGVGHLASAVEAAKLLLHTDDRISITVFVFKRSSDSNFTAYSYNLTTTPRLRFFNLPMVESQTFNLDYMEPQTPQVRQAVSNLFSTSGSPPAGFVLDMFCTPMMDVAREFGVPSYIYFASNAAFLGFLFHVQLLRDEHQIDLAQAKDPEAELTLPTFTKPYPARVLPSVVLQKEFLSSVLNHTRRYREAKGILVNSFTELESHVLDSLSQGNNPPVYPVGPILNLGSDENNSRKKEIMDWLDDQPSSSVVFLCFGSKGALSEEQVKEIACALDHSKHRFLWSLRRPPPKEQTMIAYPAEYENLEEVLPVGFLDRTVGVGKIIGWAPQTAILGHPAIGGFVSHCGWNSTLESLWFGVPIAAWPLRAEQQLNAFELVKELELAAEIKMDYRKEDGIIVKAEEIERGIRCVMEQDSKIRKNAREISEKSKMVLMEGGSSISALNRFIEDVMDNVSK; encoded by the coding sequence ATGAAGAAAGTAGAGCTCATCTTCGTACCCTCTCCAGGCGTAGGCCATCTTGCATCTGCTGTTGAAGCAGCCAAGCTTCTTCTTCATACAGATGATCGTATCTCCATAACTGTATTTGTCTTTAAGCGATCTTCTGATTCTAACTTTACCGCCTATTCTTATAACCTTACCACCACTCCTCGTTTACGCTTCTTCAATCTTCCAATGGTTGAATCTCAAACATTTAATCTCGACTACATGGAACCTCAAACACCTCAAGTCCGACAAGCTGTTTCCAATCTCTTTTCTACCTCCGGTTCACCTCCCGCTGGTTTTGTTCTTGATATGTTCTGCACGCCCATGATGGACGTCGCCAGAGAATTTGGCGTCCCTTCTTATATTTACTTTGCCTCCAATGCTGCTTTTCTTGGTTTTCTGTTCCATGTGCAGCTTCTTCGTGACGAACATCAGATTGATCTTGCTCAGGCCAAGGACCCCGAGGCCGAGCTGACGTTGCCAACTTTCACGAAACCTTATCCGGCCAGGGTTCTGCCAAGTGTGGTGCTTCAGAAAGAGTTTCTTTCTTCAGTGCTTAACCACACAAGGAGGTATAGAGAAGCCAAGGGTATTctagtgaattcattcacggaATTGGAAAGTCATGTCCTAGACTCTCTTTCTCAAGGCAATAACCCTCCTGTTTATCCAGTGGGGCCTATCCTGAACTTGGGATCTGACGAGAATAACAGTAGAAAAAAGGAGATCATGGATTGGCTTGATGATCAGCCATCATCCTCTGTAGTATTCCTGTGCTTCGGGAGTAAGGGAGCTCTCAGTGAGGAGCAGGTGAAAGAAATTGCATGTGCTCTAGACCACAGTAAACACCGGTTCTTGTGGTCCCTCCGCCGTCCTCCACCAAAGGAACAGACTATGATTGCATATCCGGCTGAATATGAGAATCTTGAGGAAGTTCTGCCAGTTGGATTCTTGGATCGGACAGTCGGGGTTGGTAAGATAATTGGATGGGCTCCGCAAACTGCAATATTGGGTCATCCAGCGATTGGAGGGTTTGTTTCACACTGTGGATGGAATTCAACACTAGAAAGCCTATGGTTTGGGGTTCCAATTGCAGCGTGGCCATTGCGCGCAGAGCAACAGCTTAATGCCTTTGAACTAGTGAAAGAGTTGGAATTAGCTGCagaaattaaaatggattacaGAAAGGAAGATGGAATAATAGTGAAAGCTGAAGAAATAGAGAGAGGAATAAGGTGTGTGATGGAACAGGATAGTAAAATTAGGAAGAATGCAAGAGAGATAAGCGAAAAAAGCAAGATGGTGTTGATGGAGGGTGGATCTTCAATCTCTGCTTTGAATCGATTCATTGAAGATGTGATGGATAATGTATCAAAATAA